In Arachis stenosperma cultivar V10309 chromosome 1, arast.V10309.gnm1.PFL2, whole genome shotgun sequence, one DNA window encodes the following:
- the LOC130937959 gene encoding protein NRT1/ PTR FAMILY 2.8-like, with the protein MENATTNSPCEEEPKQDEHASAPQAQEAGGWRSVYYIIGNESFEKLASMSLISNLTMYLLTRYNLSAIFVVNVVQIWNGSSNVASIIGAFISDTYSGRFRTLLFGSIASLLGILIMTLTAGIHQLRPANCTGRPHCQWPQPWQLRILFFALAMLSVGAGGIRPCNIAFGADQFDTKTEKGRAQLESFFNWWYFTFTIALVIALTGVVYIQTNVSWTLGFAIPTLCLAFSIAIFLIGQHTYIRKKPQGSVFSDMAKVITAVCRKCKLKTSDRTRYYDPGPSELDHNNVRLVRTDRFKFLEKAAIISDPSELNEQLKPKNVWRLCSLQQVEELKCLLGILPVWVTGICCFIVMDQQNTFGVLQVIQTNRSIGKHFKVPPGWMNLVSMVALSIWIFIYECIYIRVTKKINKKATRLSMSLRIRIGILLSILCMLVAAIVEQKRRDSALRAKSFTSPMSFAVLLPQFALSGLNEAFAAVSIMEFFTTEMPDSMRTVAGAVFFLSLSVANYLGSLIVNIIHKATSYGGRNSWLGGNDLNDNKLDYYYYLIAALGVLNFVYFNFFASHFLGKKPSNDTKKVQPKNSIPNQQNGEPPQEKVFDITIDPR; encoded by the exons ATGGAGAATGCAACAACCAATTCTCCATGTGAAGAGGAACCAAAACAAGATGAGCATGCATCTGCACCACAGGCACAAGAAGCAGGAGGATGGAGATCAGTCTACTACATTATTg GTAACGAGTCGTTCGAAAAATTGGCATCAATGAGTTTGATATCGAATCTGACGATGTACCTGCTAACGAGGTACAATTTGAGTGCAATATTTGTGGTGAATGTGGTTCAAATTTGGAATGGATCATCCAATGTTGCATCCATAATCGGTGCTTTCATTTCTGATACTTATTCGGGAAGGTTTCGCACCCTCTTATTTGGCTCCATTGCATCACTTCTG GGTATATTGATAATGACCCTGACAGCAGGTATACATCAATTGAGGCCTGCTAACTGCACTGGTAGGCCACATTGCCAGTGGCCACAACCGTGGCAGCTTCGTATACTCTTTTTCGCCCTCGCCATGTTATCTGTTGGCGCAGGTGGAATTAGGCCGTGCAACATTGCATTTGGCGCTGACCAATTCGATACCAAAACAGAGAAAGGCAGGGCACAATTGGAAAGTTTTTTCAATTGGTGGTACTTCACCTTCACCATTGCACTTGTGATCGCGCTAACTGGCGTTGTCTACATTCAAACCAATGTTAGCTGGACATTAGGATTCGCCATTCCAACACTCTGCCTTGCTTTCTCAATAGCAATCTTCTTAATCGGTCAGCACACTTACATTCGAAAGAAGCCTCAGGGGAGTGTCTTCTCTGATATGGCAAAGGTGATCACTGCAGTGTGTCGAAAGTGCAAGCTTAAGACCTCTGATAGAACACGTTATTATGATCCTGGTCCATCAGAATTGGACCACAACAATGTTAGGCTTGTTCGTACAGATAGGTTCAAATTTCTTGAGAAGGCTGCTATAATTTCTGATCCTAGTGAGTTGAATGAACAATTGAAACCGAAAAATGTTTGGAGGCTTTGTAGCTTGCAGCAAGTTGAAGAATTAAAATGCTTATTGGGAATTCTACCAGTTTGGGTGACAGGAATATGTTGCTTCATTGTAATGGATCAGCAGAACACATTTGGTGTTCTTCAAGTTATTCAAACAAACAGATCAATTGGGAAACATTTCAAAGTTCCACCAGGTTGGATGAACTTGGTCTCAATGGTAGCACTTTCAATTTGGATCTTCATCTACGAATGCATCTACATTAGAGTgacaaagaaaattaacaaaaagGCTACTCGGTTAAGCATGAGCCTAAGAATCAGAATTGGGATTCTTTTGTCAATTTTGTGCATGCTTGTGGCTGCAATTGTTGAGCAGAAGCGCCGCGACTCAGCTTTGAGAGCAAAATCGTTTACTTCGCCGATGAGCTTCGCAGTGCTGCTGCCACAGTTTGCACTGTCGGGTCTCAATGAAGCCTTCGCTGCTGTGTCCATAATGGAATTCTTCACCACGGAGATGCCCGATAGCATGAGGACTGTGGCTGGTGCTGTTTTCTTTCTGAGCTTGTCAGTTGCAAACTACTTAGGATCATTGATTGTGAACATTATCCATAAAGCTACATCATATGGTGGGAGAAATTCATGGCTTGGTGGGAATGATTTGAATGACAATAAGCTTGATTACTACTATTATCTAATTGCTGCACTTGgtgttttgaattttgtttaCTTCAATTTCTTTGCTAGCCATTTCTTGGGTAAAAAACCTAGCAATGATACAAAAAAGGTGCAGCCAAAGAATTCAATACCAAACCAGCAGAATGGAGAGCCACCTCAAGAGAAGGTATTTGACATAACAATTGATCCAAGATGA